A portion of the Tamandua tetradactyla isolate mTamTet1 chromosome 16, mTamTet1.pri, whole genome shotgun sequence genome contains these proteins:
- the CTRL gene encoding chymotrypsin-like protease CTRL-1, whose product MSLLRLTLCLVLLGSSWGCGVPAIKPALSFSQRIVNGENAVPGSWPWQVSLQDNSGFHFCGGSLINQWWVVTAAHCNVSPGRHFVILGEYDQLSSAEPVQILSISQAITHPNWNPVTFNNDLTLLKLASPAQFTARISPVCLAAPNEALPVGLTCATTGWGRISGVDNVLPARLQQVALPLVTVRQCQQYWGSRITDSMICAGGSGASSCQGDSGGPLVCLKGNTWVLIGIVSWGTSNCNVYAPAMYTRVSKFSTWINQVIAYN is encoded by the exons ATGTCGCTACTCAGACTGACCCTTTGCCTGGTCCTCCTCGGCTCCTCCTGGG GCTGCGGCGTTCCTGCCATCAAACCGGCACTGAGCTTCAGCCAAAGGATTGTCAACGGGGAGAATGCGGTGCCAGGTTCCTGGCCCTGGCAGGTGTCCTTGCAG GACAACAGCGGCTTCCACTTCTGCGGCGGTTCCCTCATAAACCAGTGGTGGGTGGTCACTGCTGCCCATTGTAATGTCAG CCCCGGCCGCCACTTTGTCATTCTGGGCGAGTATGACCAACTATCCAGTGCAGAGCCTGTGCAGATTCTGTCCATCTCACAG GCCATTACGCACCCTAACTGGAACCCGGTCACCTTCAACAACGACCTGACGCTTCTGAAGCTCGCCTCACCTGCCCAGTTCACGGCACGCATCTCGCCAGTTTGCCTGGCTGCCCCTAATGAGGCACTGCCTGTAGGCCTCACATGTGCCACTACTGGCTGGGGCCGCATCAGTGGTGTGG ACAATGTACTGCCAGCCCGCCTGCAGCAGGTGGCTCTGCCCCTGGTCACCGTGAGGCAGTGCCAGCAATACTGGGGCTCACGCATCACTGACTCCATGATCTGTGCAGGTGGTTCAGGTGCCTCTTCATGCCAG GGTGACTCTGGAGGCCCCCTTGTCTGCCTGAAAGGGAACACGTGGGTGCTCATTGGCATTGTCTCCTGGGGCACCTCCAACTGCAATGTGTACGCACCAGCCATGTACACTCGGGTGAGCAAGTTCAGCACCTGGATCAACCAAGTCATAGCCTACAACTGA